From Ictidomys tridecemlineatus isolate mIctTri1 chromosome 2, mIctTri1.hap1, whole genome shotgun sequence, the proteins below share one genomic window:
- the Ankrd24 gene encoding ankyrin repeat domain-containing protein 24 isoform X11 encodes MPAPVLMPAPVWNTTWEARDTSSASSRTLRSSSSGGSKICAATGSPGQDWGKSDERLLQAVENQDAARVAALIARKGLVPTKLDPEGKSAFHLAAMRGAASCLEVMLAHGADVMSTDGAGYNALHLAAKYGHPQCVKQLLQASCVVDIEDGSGWTALHHAVAGGCLSCSEMLCSFKAHLNPRDRSGATPLIIAAQMCHSDLCRLLLQQGAAANDQDLQGRTALMLACEGASPETVEVLLQGGARPGLTDALGQDAAHYGALAGDKLILHLLQEAAQRPSPPSGDDSGEASSQNSVSSHDQRGAAKKRKAPQPPASIPMPPQEAEACSLHSLQRQVQELQQLLAEKQEEKESLGREVESLQSRLSLLESERENTSYDVATLQDEEGELPDFPDPNSCPLCPGTPGLTLCPLPGAEALLSRQLSPTAQEQVAALQEQVAALTRQNQELMEKVQILEDFEKDEMQMEANGSAEVVPLVLYDSLRAEFDQLRKQHAEALRALEQQEAGQAPGAEAAAHRPPQGSDSGAKAAPEGPTGAELNGTAALEARVMGAENTGEETAGAVEARTLEGATAVPEAEAAVDAEAQETERAGAQASAAEASAAQVTTVKAVPAGKAGAATPGAEATGPEATERKADNPEKASGEAADMEAARGAGVPAGSGLHPGAAEASEKLQAELETRIRGLEEALRQREREAAAELEAARGKCEAAEAEAGRLRARVREAEGAEAGAGSGGDTGQLRAALEQAREDLRDRDRRLRELEAASALLDEVRAGRLLAEEEARGLRAELARREEARLEQSRELEVLREQLASARAAGEQQQAAAAELGHARDAAEARAAELAAACEEARRGLAELREASEALRRASVPVCEHRRLQEEALELRGRAAGLEQEVVATGQEAARLRAELDRERGDGVARAEHERTVGALQAEVARLQGQLEELARRHERTSAEVFQVQREALFMKSERHAAEAQLATAEQQLRSLRTEAERAREAQSRAQEALDKAKEKDKKITELSKEVFSLKEALKEQPAAPAAPRVEAEVEALRGQVKALQRQMEEAARDHCAVVALYRSHLLYAIQGQMDEDVQRILSQILQMQRLQAQGR; translated from the exons GGCCAGGACTGGGGCAAGAGTGACGAGAGGCTGCTGCAGGCCGTGGAGAACCAGGACGCAGCCCGCGTGGCCGCACTCATTGCCCGCAAGGGGCTGGTGCCCACAAAACTGGACCCTGAGGGCAAGTCCGC gTTCCACCTGGCGGCCATGCGGGGTGCAGCCAGCTGTCTGGAGGTGATGCTGGCCCACGGTGCCGACGTCATGAGCACTGACGGAGCAG GTTACAACGCCCTCCACCTGGCCGCCAAGTACGGGCACCCGCAGTGTGTGAAGCAGCTGCTGCAG GCCTCGTGCGTGGTGGACATCGAGGATGGCAGTGGGTGGACAGCCCTACATCACGCAG TGGCTGGAGGCTGTCTGTCCTGCTCAGAGATGCTCTGCTCCTTCAAGGCACATCTGAACCCGCGGGACCGG TCGGGCGCCACGCCTCTCATCATAGCTGCTCAGATGTGCCACTCGGACCTGTGCCGGCTGCTCCTGCAGCAGGGGGCTGCTGCCAATGACCAGGACCTGCAGGGCAG GACGGCCCTGATGCTGGCCTGTGAGGGCGCCAGCCCCGAGACCGTGGAGGTGCTGCTGCAGGGCGGGGCCCGGCCAGGCCTCACTGACGCCCTGGGCCAGGACGCCGCTCACTACGGGGCCCTAGCAGGGGACAAGCTCATCCTGCACCTTCTGCAAGAGGCGGCTCAGCGTCCCTCCCCACCCAGTG GGGACGACTCGGGCGAGGCGTCATCTCAG AACTCCGTGTCCAGCCATGACCAGCGAGGGGCTGCCAAAAAGCGGAAGGCACCCCAGCCGCCGGCCAGCATTCCCATGCCG CCGCAGGAGGCCGAGGCCTGCTCACTCCACAGTCTGCAGAGACAG GTGCAAGAGCTGCAGCAGCTGCTGGcggagaagcaggaggagaaggagagccTGGGCCGAGAGGTGGAAAGTTTGCAGAGCCGGCTGTCCCTGCTGGAG aGCGAGCGGGAGAACACCAGCTATGACGTGGCCACCCTGCAGGATGAGGAAGGGGAGCTGCCCGATTTTCCAG ACCCCAACTCCTGTCCCCTGTGTCCTGGGACCCCAGGCCTGACTCTGTGCCCCCTGCCAGGGGCCGAGGCCCTGCTGTCCAGGCAGCTAAGCCCGACGGCCCAGGAGCAGGTGGCTGCACTGCAGGAGCAGGTGGCTGCACTCACGAGACAGAACCAGGAGCTAATGGAGAAGGTGCAG ATCCTGGAGGACTTCGAGAAGGACGAGATGCAGATGGAGGCGAATGGTTCTGCTGAGGTTGTCCCCCTGGTCCTCTATGACTCTCTCCGGGCCGAGTTTGACCAGCTTCGAAAGCAGCATGCAGAGGCCTTGCGGGCGCTGGAGCAGCAGGAGGCAGGGCAGGCCCCGGGGGCAGAGGCAGCTGCTCACCGCCCCCCCCAGGGCTCCGATTCGGGAGCCAAGGCGGCCCCAGAGGGACCCACAGGTGCCGAGCTAAACGGCACCGCGGCTCTGGAAGCCCGAGTTATGGGGGCAGAGAACACAGGTGAGGAGACTGCGGGAGCCGTGGAAGCCAGGACTTTGGAAGGGGCCACCGCAGTGCCCGAGGCCGAGGCAGCCGTGGATGCTGAGGCCCAGGAAACAGAGAGGGCGGGAGCCCAGGCCTCCGCAGCTGAGGCCTCCGCAGCGCAGGTGACTACAGTGAAGGCTGTGCCAGCGGGGAAGGCTGGAGCTGCCACCCCGGGGGCTGAGGCCACTGGCCCAGAGGCCACAGAAAGGAAAGCAGACAATCCAGAGAAGGCCAGCGGCGAGGCTGCGGATATGGAGGCCGCCCGAGGCGCTGGGGTCCCGGCGGGCTCCGGCCTGCACCCTGGGGCCGCTGAGGCCTCCGAGAAGCTGCAGGCGGAGCTGGAGACCCGGATTCGCGGCTTGGAGGAGGCGCTGCGGCAGCGAGAGCGGGAGGCGGCTGCTGAGCTGGAGGCGGCCCGCGGCAAGTGCGAGGCCGCAGAGGCCGAGGCCGGTCGGCTGCGGGCGCGGGTGCGCGAGGCCGAGGGTGCCGAGGCCGGTGCGGGCAGCGGTGGCGACACCGGCCAGCTGCGGGCGGCCCTGGAGCAGGCCCGGGAGGACCTTCGCGACCGCGACCGCCGCCTGCGGGAGCTGGAGGCGGCCTCGGCCTTGCTGGACGAGGTGCGGGCCGGCCGGCTGCTGGCCGAGGAGGAGGCACGGGGCCTGCGGGCGGAGCTGGCCCGACGGGAGGAGGCGCGGCTGGAGCAGAGCCGGGAGCTGGAGGTGCTGCGGGAGCAGCTGGCCTCGGCCAGGGCCGCCGGGGAGCAGCAGCAGGCAGCGGCCGCCGAGCTGGGCCACGCGCGGGACGCGGCCGAGGCCCGGGCCGCAGAGCTGGCCGCGGCCTGCGAGGAGGCCCGGCGGGGCCTGGCGGAGCTGCGCGAGGCCTCCGAGGCCCTCCGCCGGGCGTCCGTGCCCGTCTGCGAGCACCGCCGGCTGCAGGAGGAGGCCCTGGAGCTGCGCGGCCGCGCCGCCGGCCTGGAGCAGGAGGTGGTGGCCACCGGCCAGGAGGCCGCGCGGCTGCGGGCGGAGCTGGACAGGGAGCGCGGGGACGGCGTGGCCCGCGCGGAGCACGAACGCACGGTGGGCGCGCTGCAGGCCGAGGTGGCCCGGCTGCAGGGGCAGCTGGAGGAGCTGGCGCGGAGGCACGAGAGGACCAGCGCCGAGGTCTTCCAG GTGCAGCGGGAGGCGCTGTTCATGAAGAGCGAGCGGCACGCGGCCGAGGCCCAGCTGGCCACCGCGGAGCAGCAGCTACGGAGCCTACGGACCGAAGCCGAGAGGGCACGCGAGGCCCAGAGCCGCGCCCAGGAGGCCCTGGACAAGGCCAAGGAGAAGGACAAGAAG ATCACAGAGCTGTCCAAGGAAGTCTTCAGCCTCAAGGAGGCCTTGAAGGAGCAGCCGGCTGCCCCAGCTGCACCCCGGGTGGAGGCCGAGGTGGAGGCCCTCCGAGGCCAGGTGAAGGCCCTGCAGCGGCAGATGGAG GAGGCTGCCCGTGACCACTGTGCTGTGGTGGCACTGTATAGGAGCCACCTCCTGTATGCCATCCAG GGCCAGATGGACGAGGACGTGCAGCGGATTCTCAGTCAGATCTTGCAGATGCaaaggctccaggcccagggccgcTGA
- the Ankrd24 gene encoding ankyrin repeat domain-containing protein 24 isoform X4, with translation MPAPVLMPAPVWNTTWEARDTSSASSRTLRSSSSGGSKICAATGSPGQDWGKSDERLLQAVENQDAARVAALIARKGLVPTKLDPEGKSAFHLAAMRGAASCLEVMLAHGADVMSTDGAGYNALHLAAKYGHPQCVKQLLQASCVVDIEDGSGWTALHHAVAGGCLSCSEMLCSFKAHLNPRDRSGATPLIIAAQMCHSDLCRLLLQQGAAANDQDLQGRTALMLACEGASPETVEVLLQGGARPGLTDALGQDAAHYGALAGDKLILHLLQEAAQRPSPPSGDDSGEASSQNSVSSHDQRGAAKKRKAPQPPASIPMPDDREAYEEIVRLRQERGHLLQKIRGLEQHRDRRQPEPQEAEACSLHSLQRQVQELQQLLAEKQEEKESLGREVESLQSRLSLLESERENTSYDVATLQDEEGELPDFPDPNSCPLCPGTPGLTLCPLPGAEALLSRQLSPTAQEQVAALQEQVAALTRQNQELMEKVQILEDFEKDEMQMEANGSAEVVPLVLYDSLRAEFDQLRKQHAEALRALEQQEAGQAPGAEAAAHRPPQGSDSGAKAAPEGPTGAELNGTAALEARVMGAENTGEETAGAVEARTLEGATAVPEAEAAVDAEAQETERAGAQASAAEASAAQVTTVKAVPAGKAGAATPGAEATGPEATERKADNPEKASGEAADMEAARGAGVPAGSGLHPGAAEASEKLQAELETRIRGLEEALRQREREAAAELEAARGKCEAAEAEAGRLRARVREAEGAEAGAGSGGDTGQLRAALEQAREDLRDRDRRLRELEAASALLDEVRAGRLLAEEEARGLRAELARREEARLEQSRELEVLREQLASARAAGEQQQAAAAELGHARDAAEARAAELAAACEEARRGLAELREASEALRRASVPVCEHRRLQEEALELRGRAAGLEQEVVATGQEAARLRAELDRERGDGVARAEHERTVGALQAEVARLQGQLEELARRHERTSAEVFQVQREALFMKSERHAAEAQLATAEQQLRSLRTEAERAREAQSRAQEALDKAKEKDKKITELSKEVFSLKEALKEQPAAPAAPRVEAEVEALRGQVKALQRQMEEAARDHCAVVALYRSHLLYAIQGQMDEDVQRILSQILQMQRLQAQGR, from the exons GGCCAGGACTGGGGCAAGAGTGACGAGAGGCTGCTGCAGGCCGTGGAGAACCAGGACGCAGCCCGCGTGGCCGCACTCATTGCCCGCAAGGGGCTGGTGCCCACAAAACTGGACCCTGAGGGCAAGTCCGC gTTCCACCTGGCGGCCATGCGGGGTGCAGCCAGCTGTCTGGAGGTGATGCTGGCCCACGGTGCCGACGTCATGAGCACTGACGGAGCAG GTTACAACGCCCTCCACCTGGCCGCCAAGTACGGGCACCCGCAGTGTGTGAAGCAGCTGCTGCAG GCCTCGTGCGTGGTGGACATCGAGGATGGCAGTGGGTGGACAGCCCTACATCACGCAG TGGCTGGAGGCTGTCTGTCCTGCTCAGAGATGCTCTGCTCCTTCAAGGCACATCTGAACCCGCGGGACCGG TCGGGCGCCACGCCTCTCATCATAGCTGCTCAGATGTGCCACTCGGACCTGTGCCGGCTGCTCCTGCAGCAGGGGGCTGCTGCCAATGACCAGGACCTGCAGGGCAG GACGGCCCTGATGCTGGCCTGTGAGGGCGCCAGCCCCGAGACCGTGGAGGTGCTGCTGCAGGGCGGGGCCCGGCCAGGCCTCACTGACGCCCTGGGCCAGGACGCCGCTCACTACGGGGCCCTAGCAGGGGACAAGCTCATCCTGCACCTTCTGCAAGAGGCGGCTCAGCGTCCCTCCCCACCCAGTG GGGACGACTCGGGCGAGGCGTCATCTCAG AACTCCGTGTCCAGCCATGACCAGCGAGGGGCTGCCAAAAAGCGGAAGGCACCCCAGCCGCCGGCCAGCATTCCCATGCCG GATGATCGCGAAGCCTATGAGGAGATTGTGCGGCTGCGGCAGGAGAGAGGCCACCTCCTGCAGAAGATCCGAGGCCTGGAGCAGCACAGGGACCGGAGGCAGCCGGAG CCGCAGGAGGCCGAGGCCTGCTCACTCCACAGTCTGCAGAGACAG GTGCAAGAGCTGCAGCAGCTGCTGGcggagaagcaggaggagaaggagagccTGGGCCGAGAGGTGGAAAGTTTGCAGAGCCGGCTGTCCCTGCTGGAG aGCGAGCGGGAGAACACCAGCTATGACGTGGCCACCCTGCAGGATGAGGAAGGGGAGCTGCCCGATTTTCCAG ACCCCAACTCCTGTCCCCTGTGTCCTGGGACCCCAGGCCTGACTCTGTGCCCCCTGCCAGGGGCCGAGGCCCTGCTGTCCAGGCAGCTAAGCCCGACGGCCCAGGAGCAGGTGGCTGCACTGCAGGAGCAGGTGGCTGCACTCACGAGACAGAACCAGGAGCTAATGGAGAAGGTGCAG ATCCTGGAGGACTTCGAGAAGGACGAGATGCAGATGGAGGCGAATGGTTCTGCTGAGGTTGTCCCCCTGGTCCTCTATGACTCTCTCCGGGCCGAGTTTGACCAGCTTCGAAAGCAGCATGCAGAGGCCTTGCGGGCGCTGGAGCAGCAGGAGGCAGGGCAGGCCCCGGGGGCAGAGGCAGCTGCTCACCGCCCCCCCCAGGGCTCCGATTCGGGAGCCAAGGCGGCCCCAGAGGGACCCACAGGTGCCGAGCTAAACGGCACCGCGGCTCTGGAAGCCCGAGTTATGGGGGCAGAGAACACAGGTGAGGAGACTGCGGGAGCCGTGGAAGCCAGGACTTTGGAAGGGGCCACCGCAGTGCCCGAGGCCGAGGCAGCCGTGGATGCTGAGGCCCAGGAAACAGAGAGGGCGGGAGCCCAGGCCTCCGCAGCTGAGGCCTCCGCAGCGCAGGTGACTACAGTGAAGGCTGTGCCAGCGGGGAAGGCTGGAGCTGCCACCCCGGGGGCTGAGGCCACTGGCCCAGAGGCCACAGAAAGGAAAGCAGACAATCCAGAGAAGGCCAGCGGCGAGGCTGCGGATATGGAGGCCGCCCGAGGCGCTGGGGTCCCGGCGGGCTCCGGCCTGCACCCTGGGGCCGCTGAGGCCTCCGAGAAGCTGCAGGCGGAGCTGGAGACCCGGATTCGCGGCTTGGAGGAGGCGCTGCGGCAGCGAGAGCGGGAGGCGGCTGCTGAGCTGGAGGCGGCCCGCGGCAAGTGCGAGGCCGCAGAGGCCGAGGCCGGTCGGCTGCGGGCGCGGGTGCGCGAGGCCGAGGGTGCCGAGGCCGGTGCGGGCAGCGGTGGCGACACCGGCCAGCTGCGGGCGGCCCTGGAGCAGGCCCGGGAGGACCTTCGCGACCGCGACCGCCGCCTGCGGGAGCTGGAGGCGGCCTCGGCCTTGCTGGACGAGGTGCGGGCCGGCCGGCTGCTGGCCGAGGAGGAGGCACGGGGCCTGCGGGCGGAGCTGGCCCGACGGGAGGAGGCGCGGCTGGAGCAGAGCCGGGAGCTGGAGGTGCTGCGGGAGCAGCTGGCCTCGGCCAGGGCCGCCGGGGAGCAGCAGCAGGCAGCGGCCGCCGAGCTGGGCCACGCGCGGGACGCGGCCGAGGCCCGGGCCGCAGAGCTGGCCGCGGCCTGCGAGGAGGCCCGGCGGGGCCTGGCGGAGCTGCGCGAGGCCTCCGAGGCCCTCCGCCGGGCGTCCGTGCCCGTCTGCGAGCACCGCCGGCTGCAGGAGGAGGCCCTGGAGCTGCGCGGCCGCGCCGCCGGCCTGGAGCAGGAGGTGGTGGCCACCGGCCAGGAGGCCGCGCGGCTGCGGGCGGAGCTGGACAGGGAGCGCGGGGACGGCGTGGCCCGCGCGGAGCACGAACGCACGGTGGGCGCGCTGCAGGCCGAGGTGGCCCGGCTGCAGGGGCAGCTGGAGGAGCTGGCGCGGAGGCACGAGAGGACCAGCGCCGAGGTCTTCCAG GTGCAGCGGGAGGCGCTGTTCATGAAGAGCGAGCGGCACGCGGCCGAGGCCCAGCTGGCCACCGCGGAGCAGCAGCTACGGAGCCTACGGACCGAAGCCGAGAGGGCACGCGAGGCCCAGAGCCGCGCCCAGGAGGCCCTGGACAAGGCCAAGGAGAAGGACAAGAAG ATCACAGAGCTGTCCAAGGAAGTCTTCAGCCTCAAGGAGGCCTTGAAGGAGCAGCCGGCTGCCCCAGCTGCACCCCGGGTGGAGGCCGAGGTGGAGGCCCTCCGAGGCCAGGTGAAGGCCCTGCAGCGGCAGATGGAG GAGGCTGCCCGTGACCACTGTGCTGTGGTGGCACTGTATAGGAGCCACCTCCTGTATGCCATCCAG GGCCAGATGGACGAGGACGTGCAGCGGATTCTCAGTCAGATCTTGCAGATGCaaaggctccaggcccagggccgcTGA
- the Ankrd24 gene encoding ankyrin repeat domain-containing protein 24 isoform X8, with translation MPAPVLMPAPVWNTTWEARDTSSASSRTLRSSSSGGSKICAATGSPGQDWGKSDERLLQAVENQDAARVAALIARKGLVPTKLDPEGKSAFHLAAMRGAASCLEVMLAHGADVMSTDGAGYNALHLAAKYGHPQCVKQLLQASCVVDIEDGSGWTALHHAVAGGCLSCSEMLCSFKAHLNPRDRSGATPLIIAAQMCHSDLCRLLLQQGAAANDQDLQGRTALMLACEGASPETVEVLLQGGARPGLTDALGQDAAHYGALAGDKLILHLLQEAAQRPSPPSGDDSGEASSQNSVSSHDQRGAAKKRKAPQPPASIPMPDDREAYEEIVRLRQERGHLLQKIRGLEQHRDRRQPEVQELQQLLAEKQEEKESLGREVESLQSRLSLLESERENTSYDVATLQDEEGELPDFPDPNSCPLCPGTPGLTLCPLPGAEALLSRQLSPTAQEQVAALQEQVAALTRQNQELMEKVQILEDFEKDEMQMEANGSAEVVPLVLYDSLRAEFDQLRKQHAEALRALEQQEAGQAPGAEAAAHRPPQGSDSGAKAAPEGPTGAELNGTAALEARVMGAENTGEETAGAVEARTLEGATAVPEAEAAVDAEAQETERAGAQASAAEASAAQVTTVKAVPAGKAGAATPGAEATGPEATERKADNPEKASGEAADMEAARGAGVPAGSGLHPGAAEASEKLQAELETRIRGLEEALRQREREAAAELEAARGKCEAAEAEAGRLRARVREAEGAEAGAGSGGDTGQLRAALEQAREDLRDRDRRLRELEAASALLDEVRAGRLLAEEEARGLRAELARREEARLEQSRELEVLREQLASARAAGEQQQAAAAELGHARDAAEARAAELAAACEEARRGLAELREASEALRRASVPVCEHRRLQEEALELRGRAAGLEQEVVATGQEAARLRAELDRERGDGVARAEHERTVGALQAEVARLQGQLEELARRHERTSAEVFQVQREALFMKSERHAAEAQLATAEQQLRSLRTEAERAREAQSRAQEALDKAKEKDKKITELSKEVFSLKEALKEQPAAPAAPRVEAEVEALRGQVKALQRQMEEAARDHCAVVALYRSHLLYAIQGQMDEDVQRILSQILQMQRLQAQGR, from the exons GGCCAGGACTGGGGCAAGAGTGACGAGAGGCTGCTGCAGGCCGTGGAGAACCAGGACGCAGCCCGCGTGGCCGCACTCATTGCCCGCAAGGGGCTGGTGCCCACAAAACTGGACCCTGAGGGCAAGTCCGC gTTCCACCTGGCGGCCATGCGGGGTGCAGCCAGCTGTCTGGAGGTGATGCTGGCCCACGGTGCCGACGTCATGAGCACTGACGGAGCAG GTTACAACGCCCTCCACCTGGCCGCCAAGTACGGGCACCCGCAGTGTGTGAAGCAGCTGCTGCAG GCCTCGTGCGTGGTGGACATCGAGGATGGCAGTGGGTGGACAGCCCTACATCACGCAG TGGCTGGAGGCTGTCTGTCCTGCTCAGAGATGCTCTGCTCCTTCAAGGCACATCTGAACCCGCGGGACCGG TCGGGCGCCACGCCTCTCATCATAGCTGCTCAGATGTGCCACTCGGACCTGTGCCGGCTGCTCCTGCAGCAGGGGGCTGCTGCCAATGACCAGGACCTGCAGGGCAG GACGGCCCTGATGCTGGCCTGTGAGGGCGCCAGCCCCGAGACCGTGGAGGTGCTGCTGCAGGGCGGGGCCCGGCCAGGCCTCACTGACGCCCTGGGCCAGGACGCCGCTCACTACGGGGCCCTAGCAGGGGACAAGCTCATCCTGCACCTTCTGCAAGAGGCGGCTCAGCGTCCCTCCCCACCCAGTG GGGACGACTCGGGCGAGGCGTCATCTCAG AACTCCGTGTCCAGCCATGACCAGCGAGGGGCTGCCAAAAAGCGGAAGGCACCCCAGCCGCCGGCCAGCATTCCCATGCCG GATGATCGCGAAGCCTATGAGGAGATTGTGCGGCTGCGGCAGGAGAGAGGCCACCTCCTGCAGAAGATCCGAGGCCTGGAGCAGCACAGGGACCGGAGGCAGCCGGAG GTGCAAGAGCTGCAGCAGCTGCTGGcggagaagcaggaggagaaggagagccTGGGCCGAGAGGTGGAAAGTTTGCAGAGCCGGCTGTCCCTGCTGGAG aGCGAGCGGGAGAACACCAGCTATGACGTGGCCACCCTGCAGGATGAGGAAGGGGAGCTGCCCGATTTTCCAG ACCCCAACTCCTGTCCCCTGTGTCCTGGGACCCCAGGCCTGACTCTGTGCCCCCTGCCAGGGGCCGAGGCCCTGCTGTCCAGGCAGCTAAGCCCGACGGCCCAGGAGCAGGTGGCTGCACTGCAGGAGCAGGTGGCTGCACTCACGAGACAGAACCAGGAGCTAATGGAGAAGGTGCAG ATCCTGGAGGACTTCGAGAAGGACGAGATGCAGATGGAGGCGAATGGTTCTGCTGAGGTTGTCCCCCTGGTCCTCTATGACTCTCTCCGGGCCGAGTTTGACCAGCTTCGAAAGCAGCATGCAGAGGCCTTGCGGGCGCTGGAGCAGCAGGAGGCAGGGCAGGCCCCGGGGGCAGAGGCAGCTGCTCACCGCCCCCCCCAGGGCTCCGATTCGGGAGCCAAGGCGGCCCCAGAGGGACCCACAGGTGCCGAGCTAAACGGCACCGCGGCTCTGGAAGCCCGAGTTATGGGGGCAGAGAACACAGGTGAGGAGACTGCGGGAGCCGTGGAAGCCAGGACTTTGGAAGGGGCCACCGCAGTGCCCGAGGCCGAGGCAGCCGTGGATGCTGAGGCCCAGGAAACAGAGAGGGCGGGAGCCCAGGCCTCCGCAGCTGAGGCCTCCGCAGCGCAGGTGACTACAGTGAAGGCTGTGCCAGCGGGGAAGGCTGGAGCTGCCACCCCGGGGGCTGAGGCCACTGGCCCAGAGGCCACAGAAAGGAAAGCAGACAATCCAGAGAAGGCCAGCGGCGAGGCTGCGGATATGGAGGCCGCCCGAGGCGCTGGGGTCCCGGCGGGCTCCGGCCTGCACCCTGGGGCCGCTGAGGCCTCCGAGAAGCTGCAGGCGGAGCTGGAGACCCGGATTCGCGGCTTGGAGGAGGCGCTGCGGCAGCGAGAGCGGGAGGCGGCTGCTGAGCTGGAGGCGGCCCGCGGCAAGTGCGAGGCCGCAGAGGCCGAGGCCGGTCGGCTGCGGGCGCGGGTGCGCGAGGCCGAGGGTGCCGAGGCCGGTGCGGGCAGCGGTGGCGACACCGGCCAGCTGCGGGCGGCCCTGGAGCAGGCCCGGGAGGACCTTCGCGACCGCGACCGCCGCCTGCGGGAGCTGGAGGCGGCCTCGGCCTTGCTGGACGAGGTGCGGGCCGGCCGGCTGCTGGCCGAGGAGGAGGCACGGGGCCTGCGGGCGGAGCTGGCCCGACGGGAGGAGGCGCGGCTGGAGCAGAGCCGGGAGCTGGAGGTGCTGCGGGAGCAGCTGGCCTCGGCCAGGGCCGCCGGGGAGCAGCAGCAGGCAGCGGCCGCCGAGCTGGGCCACGCGCGGGACGCGGCCGAGGCCCGGGCCGCAGAGCTGGCCGCGGCCTGCGAGGAGGCCCGGCGGGGCCTGGCGGAGCTGCGCGAGGCCTCCGAGGCCCTCCGCCGGGCGTCCGTGCCCGTCTGCGAGCACCGCCGGCTGCAGGAGGAGGCCCTGGAGCTGCGCGGCCGCGCCGCCGGCCTGGAGCAGGAGGTGGTGGCCACCGGCCAGGAGGCCGCGCGGCTGCGGGCGGAGCTGGACAGGGAGCGCGGGGACGGCGTGGCCCGCGCGGAGCACGAACGCACGGTGGGCGCGCTGCAGGCCGAGGTGGCCCGGCTGCAGGGGCAGCTGGAGGAGCTGGCGCGGAGGCACGAGAGGACCAGCGCCGAGGTCTTCCAG GTGCAGCGGGAGGCGCTGTTCATGAAGAGCGAGCGGCACGCGGCCGAGGCCCAGCTGGCCACCGCGGAGCAGCAGCTACGGAGCCTACGGACCGAAGCCGAGAGGGCACGCGAGGCCCAGAGCCGCGCCCAGGAGGCCCTGGACAAGGCCAAGGAGAAGGACAAGAAG ATCACAGAGCTGTCCAAGGAAGTCTTCAGCCTCAAGGAGGCCTTGAAGGAGCAGCCGGCTGCCCCAGCTGCACCCCGGGTGGAGGCCGAGGTGGAGGCCCTCCGAGGCCAGGTGAAGGCCCTGCAGCGGCAGATGGAG GAGGCTGCCCGTGACCACTGTGCTGTGGTGGCACTGTATAGGAGCCACCTCCTGTATGCCATCCAG GGCCAGATGGACGAGGACGTGCAGCGGATTCTCAGTCAGATCTTGCAGATGCaaaggctccaggcccagggccgcTGA